Part of the Weissella coleopterorum genome is shown below.
TATGAATAAAAATGGAAATGATACTCCCTTACAGGATGCCATTTTTAAACTATTTGATTTTGCGATGGCTCGTCCTGATACAGATGAGTGGTTAGCACATCTAGCTGATATGTATGAGTTTAATGGGGATTTAGTTGGTTCGAAGTTATATGTCGAAGCAGTTTTGCCAGAATTACGAGAAACACTGGGTGGTTTACACCAGCAATATGAACAATTAATTGCACGAATCCCCGATATGGAAATTGACGCAGCACAGAATCGGCGGCAAGATTTGATTACCGAAGATGAATACCTCCAGCAAATGTTGGCTAAATTAATCGAACAAGTTGATTGGCAAACTTTAAGAACTATCATGTTTCAGTTTAAAACTACACCATGGAACGCTAAAGGTCGGGGGATGCGTGGATTAGAGCCGGAGTTAAAACAGCTTTGGGGCCAAATTGGTGACGATCGGAAAGATTTACATAAAGCGGTCGAAAAATTGGCTCAAAAGTTCTTTACGCTCGATGGAGCGGGACTGAACTTGGCAATTGGGGGGGCTCAAGCGACGTTAAAGACTTTGGTTGCAGTCACCAACCAATTCCGACAAACTTATCTCGCTGAAAAAATTCAGCGGAAAGCGTTTGATTTTAATGATTTGGAACATTTTGCTTTAGATATTGTGCAACAACCCAAGATCGCTGAAAAACTTAAAGAACGATACGCGGAGATTATGGTGGACGAGTATCAAGATACCAGTAATTTGCAAGAAGCGATCGTACAGGCATTAGCACAAACGAATAATGTATTTCAAGTTGGTGATATTAAACAATCCATTTATAAGTTTCGACAAGCTGATCCCCAATTATTTGCTAATAAAATGGAAAGTTATGGAAGCAGTGCGACGTCAGATCAGTTGATTACTCTGGCAGAAAATTTCCGGTCACAACCTAATGTGACCAATTTTATTAATTATCTTTTCCAACAATTGATGAGTCGTGATTTGGGCGATGTTAATTATGTAGATAAAGCTAAACTGGTTGCGGGGGCACAGTACTACCCTGATGATTTACCTAAAAATGCGGAATTTATGATTTACTTTGATGAACATCAGGATGATGAGGATACCAAAGTCACCGATGAAAATTTGAGCTTAGCTGACGGTCATTTTAATTTAAATGCTGCAACCGGGCAAATTCAAATGATGGGGCAAAAAATTCAAACACTCATGGCGGATAAGTATGAAATATTTGATCGAGAGGCGCAAGTCAAACGTCCGCTTCAATATTCAGATATAACAATTCTAGTAGCATCTCGTACTCAGAATCCACAAGTGATTGAAATGTTTAAAACAATGAACTTACCCCTGGTGGTGAAAGATGCTGGTAATTACTTTCAAACCATGGAAGTTTCAATTATGATGGCCCTCTTAAAAGTAATTGATAATCCACACCAAGATATTCCATTGGCAGCAATTTTACGATCGCCGATTTATCAGTTAGCTGAAAATTCCTTGGCCTTAATTCGGGCCCAAAGTTTGACGGGTGATTTTTACACGGCTGTCAAACTTTTTCACCAATGTTCCGCTTCAAAATTAGCCGATTATGACCAAAAATTAGTTCATACGACCCAGCAGGTGATTGATCAATTCTTAAAAGACTTAGAATATTTTAAGACATTGGCGGTGCAGAACAAGTTAGTTGATTTGATTTGGGCCATCTATCAAACCACAGATTGGTTAGATTTTGTGGGCGGCTTGCCAGGTGGGGTTCAACGTCAAGCGAATTTACATGCTTTATATGAACGTGCGGCAGCATATCAACAGACTAATTTTACGGGATTATATCAATTTAATTATTATATTGAGCAACTTCAAAAGAATGCGGCAGATGATATTGGAGAAGCCGACGCTAATGAAGCCAGTGATGCAATCCAATTGATGACAATTCACGGATCCAAAGGACTTGAGTTTCCAGTGGTTTTCATGTTAAATACCACGAAAAAATTCAATACCCAGGATCAAATGGGACAGTTAATTATTGATAGTCATGCAGGAGTCGGACTGCAATATATCGATCGACCGTATGCTTTGAAGTTAACGCCGCCTCAGTATGAAAATGTCCATACAGCTTTACTTAAATCGGGTTTCGCGGAGCAATTGCGGGTCCTTTATGTGGCCTTAACACGGGCAGAACAACAGCTGTTCCTCATTGGTTCGTACAAAACGCCTGATACATTAGTCAAGCAGTGGCAACGTAGTCAGGTCACAGAGGCAAATCATGCTATGATTTCGCCAGCTGTACGTTTGCAAGGCCATTCGTTCATGGATTTAATGGGGATGGCAATTAGTCGTCATCCAGATTTTCAAACCGTTGCGAATGATTTGTTGGAAAATTATGGAGTTGAATTTGATCAAGTTTCAACATTTAATCCGGATATTTCATTTGAGTTTAAGGTAACATTTCAACAACACGATGATCTTGTATCATCAAGTTTGAACATGTCTAATCCTGATTTGCCATTAGTCGAATCGGCAAACAATGGAACCATGGCAACTTCTGCGGTCGTAGAGGCCCAATTGAATCAATTGCACGAAGCGTTTGATTACCAATATGATCACCTTGCCGCTACACGGACGACGGCGTATCAATCGGTCTCAGAAATTAAGCGCATATTTGAAGATCCGGATCTACGCGATGGACGAATAGTGGGAGATCAACGCTTATCAACTGGATTGGAATCGGGGTTGCGGCTGGTGAGTGATGAATTGAGTGAGCCAGCTTTCATGAGTGAAATGCAAACCAAACCGACTGGGGCCGCCCGAGGAACCGCTGCTCATTTGGTCCTACAGAAAGTTGATTTGACGGATGGAAGCCCGACTGTCGAACAGCTGCAAGCTTTAATTCATCAATTAGTTCAAGAAGAATTAATTGAAGCCAGTCTAGAATTTTTATTACCCGTACAAGCGATGAGTGAATTTTTCAAACATACGCAATTGGGTAAACAGTTGGTGGTTAAGGCAACGGATGTAAAAAGAGAAGTTCCATTTTCCATGTTAATTGATGCAAAACATTTATATCGAGATTTCAATGATGAAGAATATGTATTAGTGCATGGAATTATGGATGGATTTATTCCGGTTAATGATGAAATCTGGCTTTTTGACTATAAAACTGATTATCTTGCACCTGGGGTGGATGGTCAGGCCTTGTTAGAGCAACGATATAGTGGGCAAATTAATCTATACGCGCAAGCCTTAACCGCAATGGGGTATGGGAATATCCGTAAATTCATTGTGGCACTAAATACGTATCAGGTATTTGAACTATAATTAATTAGAATGAAGGCCACCGATTCGTCGGTGGTCTTTGCATATAAAAAAGCCGTACATTTTTGTACGGCTTTTATTCAGTAAAATTTAAGAGCTATCGGTAAATCCAATGATTACCATCTTCTGCCAATAATTCGTCAGAAGCTTTTGGCCCCATGGTTCCTGAAATGTAGTTAGGGAATTGAGCTACTTCTTTGTCCCAAGCCCTTTGAATGGCATCCACGAATTGCCAAGAGATGGATACACCGTTCCAATCAGCAAAGTTTGAACCATCACCATTCATGGCATCTTGAATCATGCGTTCGTATGGTTCAGGAGTACGTTCCATATCCAAATATGAAACTTCCCACTTCATAATATCAGTGCGGGTCTTAAATTCAGAGGTGGTATCCTTCGCATTGATTCGGAATTCAATGCTTCCCTTGGGATCGATCAAAATTGAAAGAACAGGGTTATCAAGTTCAATGTCATCTCCAAAGATACTTAAGCCCTTTTTAAAGACAACATCAACCCGGGTTTGCTTTGATTTCAATCGCTTTCCTGTTCGAATATAGAAAGGAACCCCATCCCAACGAGCAGAACGGAACTGCAAGCGGCCGGCAACGAAAGTGTCATTTTGAGAATCAGCTGGAACCCCATCTTCATCCAAATATTTAACTTGGCTTCCATCAATGTTCTCACCATATTGACCTCGAACGAAATTAGCTTTAACCTCATCCCCATTGTAAATATGGAGGGAATTAAAGGCCACATTCTTAGCCGCACGGATATCCTTGTCAGTGAAAGAAGCGGGCTTTTCCATCGCCAACCAAGCGACAATTTGCATGGTGTGATTTTGGATCATGTCCCGTAGTGCTCCGGCATCATCATAGTAGCCTGCGCGTTCTTCAACTCCCAAAACTTCAGACAATGTAATCTGAATGTTTTCAATATAATCCTTATTCCAAGTTGCATCAAAGAGTGGATTTCCAAAACGAATTGAAGATATGTTTTGAACCATTTCTTTTCCGAGGTAATGGTCAATTCGGAAAATTTGGTCTTCATCGAAAACTTCAGTTAATTGGTTGTTTAACTCCAAAGCAGTTTCATAGCTTACGCCAAATGGCTTTTCAATCATTAGTCGATTAAATTCACCGTTATCCGTAACTAACTTTTCACTCTTCAAGAAACCAGCAATCGTTCCAAAGAAACGAGGGGCGACGGACATATAAAAAATTCGGTTTCCTTTTAATTCATATTGAGTATCAAGGTCATTATTCAATTGAAGGAGTTCTTGATAGCCGTCCTTATTATTAACGTCCAATTTGAGGTAACGGAAGTGGGAGATGAACCGCTTAGCGTCATCTTCATCTTCAACCACATGATTAATCGATTCACGAACCATGTCATGGAATTCGGCACTGGTTAAATCGGCTCGTGAAGTTCCGACAATTGCGAAATGCTCCTTGAGGAACCCTTTTTTATAAAGATTATAAACGGACGGATACAGCTTACGCTTGGCTAGGTCCCCGGTTCCACCAAAGAAAGTTAGGAGGGTTGTGATTTCTTGCGGCATGATAATACTCCTTTTGATTAATCGATTCCATTACTGTGAATCCTATATTTCAAGTATAACAGATTTTTCAAGAAAGCGCTTTAAAAATGTAAAATCTTTACATTAACCGTTTTCATCGCTGTTCTGACTTGAAAAATAGCTTGTAGCTTGAATCGCCGTTTTCCAACCTTTTTTTAATTCTTTTCGTCGTTGAACGGACATTTGAGGAGTAAATTCACGTCCACGAGATGATAATCCAGCTAAGGCTTCAGGTGATTCCCAATAACCGATCGCCAAACCGGCTAAAAAGGCGGCTCCCAGAGGAGTTGTATCTTCATACATTGAGCGGTCGATCGTCAATCCGGTAATATCAGCTTGAAATTGCATTAGGTATGGGTTTCTTGAGACGGAACCATCCACTTTAATGGCCGCTAGTTGAGCACCGCTATCTTCACGCATGGTGCGCAAAATGTCTGCAATTTGATAGGCAATGGATTGGACGGTGGCCTTGATGAAGTCGTTCTTATTGGTTCCTCGGGTAATTCCAAAGACGGATCCACGTGCTTGAGGATCCCAATATGGTGCACCAAGACCAGCAAAGGCGGGAACCACATAGAGTTCATCATCACTGGTGGATTTTTCAGCAGCTTCCCAGGAGTCGGGGACTTCATCAATTAAATTCAATCCATCATTGAGCCAACGAATGGCTGAACCAGCGGTAAAGACAGAACCTTCTAAGGCGTAGACTGGCTTATCATTGATCTGGTAGGCAATTGTTGAAATTAAATCGTGATTGGAGTTAATTAATTGATCACCCGTATTTAATAGTAGGAAAGCACCAGAACCATAGGTGGTTTTAACAGTACCAGCTTGAAAGCCTAATTGTCCGATAAGCCCGGCATTTTGGTCACCAATGACCGCTGCAATCGGTACCTCAGCGCCAAAAAATCGAAGTGGACCAGTGGTCGCAATCTGTCCGTTTGACTTCGTCACTTCGGGAAGCATATTTTTAGGAATATTGAAAATTTTTAATAATTCCTCGTCCCAAGTGCGGGTGCGAATATTAAAAAGCATTGTGCGCGAAGCATTTGAAATATCTGTAATGTGGCTTTGGCGATCACTTAATTGCCAAACCAACCAGCTATCAACAGTTCCAAATAGTAAGTCGCCCTTTTCAGCTGCCGCCTGCGCTCCCTTGACATGGTCTAAAATCCAGCGAATTTTAGTGGCTGAAAAATAGGCACTCAAAGGGAGACCGGTTTTTTCTCGGATCAACTCTTCATAGCCATCAGCCTTCACTTGATCAGCGATAGTTTGCGATTGGGTAGAAGACCAAATAATAGCGTTATAAATTGGTTGCCCTGTTTGGCGATTCCAAACGATCGTGGACTCCCGTTGGCTGGCAATTCCAATCGCTTGAATTGATTGAGCTTGAATACCAGCTTCAATCATTGTATCCGTAATGGCATTCTTGGTGGTCCGCCAGATGGCTTCTGGAGATTGTTCTTCCCACCCCACCTGCGGGTTAATTGGGGTAAGAGGGATAGCGGTACTGGCAACACGTCGCGCGTTTTGGTTGAATAGGACGGCTCGTGATCCGGTGGTACCCTGATCAATTGCTAAAATATATTCTGGTCTTTTAATTGCCATACAACACTCCTTCTGAACTAAAAATAAAAGTTACTTGATAATTATTAACATCAGTATACCAATTTTTCAGGTTGTGCTAAACTGCTTTTGACAATATTTGGTTTGAATGCGCCATTATTGCTGGTACATTGCTAGAATGATCTGAAATAGTTTTGAATAATTTAATAGAATTAAATAGTTAACTATTTGCATCACAATCTTTTTGAAAGAGGAAGTGTTAATTTGGATAAAAGATCATTACTAGTAACAGCAAGATGCACAAATGGGTAAATGAAAAAAGTCTTAATCTGAGATTATGCGGGGGGACTTGGGATTTTATTTTGTATAGATTAAAATCAAATAATTTCATGATAAGGGCGGCTTAGAACCAGATTGATTTGGTTGTAATTGAATTTATGATGAAAGTTTAAGGTCTAAGCGGTAACGTTCGGCTTTTCATGTTATTATTAAAGTATCTATATTTGTAAAACACGAACAATGAAAAGGAGTGGATCATGAAAATACGGCGAAGTGATCGACTGGTGGATATGACGCGTTATTTATTGGAGCATCCAAGAACGCTGATTTCATTAACCAAATTTGCTGATCAGTATGAATCTGCTAAATCATCGATTTCAGAAGATTTGGCCATTTTAAAGAGAACTTTTTTGCAAAATGGGACAGGAATTTTAGAGACAATTCCGGGTGCAGCGGGGGGCGCACGATTCACCCCAATCATGTTGGAGAAGGAAGCTCAAAATTTTGTTGCCGGGTTGGTGAACGAAATTAGTGATGAAACTCGGGTTTTGCCCGGGGCTACGTTTACTTGTCAGACTTATTGGGACAAACTTGGATTTTACAAAAAATTGGGCGTTTGATTGCGACACAATACATAAAAGAACCGATAGATGCGGTCATTACAGCTGCCACAAAAGGAGTGCCTGTTGCGCAGTCAGTTGCAGAAGCATTAAATGTTCCATTTGTGATCGCTAGAAATGATACAAAAGTAACTGAGGGGCCTACCATGTCTGTTAATTATGTCACGGGTCAAGCTAAGCGTTTAGAGAAAATGGAACTTTCAAGGCGTTCACTCCCCATGGGATCACGAGTTCTAATTGTTGATGATTTCATGAAAGCTGGCGGAACGATTCGTGGAATGGAATCATTAGTTCGAGAATTTGAAGGAACTGTGGCTGGAGTGGCGGTAGTAGTTGAAGGTGAGGTTGAGCACCGAGTGATTGATAAGTATACCGGATTAATCCATGTGAATACGGACAAAGAAGGTGGCTTGTTAGATGTGCGGGCCGGTAATTTTAGAGATGAAATTTATCAGGATAATGCGCAATTGCAACAATTATCACAAAAATAGTTAGGTTTAGATTGAAAGTGAGAGCATGATGGAACGATATAGCATTATTATGGCGGCTGGTAAGGGAACTCGGATGAAGTCTAAATTACCCAAGGTTTTACATCAAGTTGGTGGTAAAACGATGGTTGATTTGGTTTTGGATACTATTTTAGCAACTGGAGTTAAAAAAGTGGTGACAGTTGTTGGGCATGAAGCAGAATTAGTACAAGCTCAAGTGGCCGATCGATCTGAAGTAGTGGTGCAAGCATTACAATTAGGGACAGGGCATGCCGTTCAGATGGCGGCACCAATTTTGGCAAAACAAAAAGGCGCAACTTTAATTGCGTCAGGAGATGCTCCATTATTCACGCAAGCAACGTATGAACAGGCTTTTGCTTATCATGAGCAAAGTGGGAATGCGGTGACTGTATTAACGGCCAAAGCACAAGACCCATTTGGCTATGGACGTATTATTAGAGATCATGATGGTGCTGTCTTACGAATTGTTGAACAAAAAGATGCGAATAATACTGAGGCTAAGGTTGATGAAATCAATACTGGGGTCTACGTTTTTGATAATCAACTTTTGTTTACGGCGTTAGAACAGGTGAATAACGATAATGCCCAGGGTGAGTACTACTTACCAGATACTTTGGAAATTTTACGGAACCAAGCGCATATAGTGGGAGCCTATCAGATTGAAGATTTTAATGAATCAATGGGAGTGAATGATCGAATTGCCTTAGCCCAAGCAAATCAAGTGTTACGCCAAAGGATCAATGTTCAACATATGCGCAATGGGGTGACATTAATTGATCCTCAAAATACATATATCGACGTGGATGTCCAAATTGAAGCTGATACCGTAATTGAAAGTAATGTCATTTTAAAAGGAAAAACGGTCATTGAAAGTGATGTGATCTTAACAGCGGGAACTCGAATTATTGATTCACAAATTAAAGCGGGGAGTATCATTGAGAATTCAACCATCGAAGCTTCGGTGGTTGGGCCACAAGCAACAATTGGACCTTATGCTCATTTGCGCCCAGCTTCCGAGGTGGGCTTGCGGGCCCATGTGGGGAACTTTGTGGAGTTAAAGAAGGCCCAATTAGGAACCGATACTAAAGCTGGCCATCTGACATATATTGGGGATGCTACGATTGGATCTGAGGTTAACATTGGGGCTGGAACGGTCTTTGTGAATTACGATGGTCAAAACAAACACCATACAAAAATTGGTGATCGGGCTTTTATTGGCTCAAATACTAAGATTGTGGCTCCCGTTGAAATGGGGGCTGAGACAATCTCAGCAGCGGGGTCAACGATTACACATGATATTCCAGATCACGCGATGGGAATTGCTCGAGCCCGTCAAGAGAATAAGTTGGATTTTTGGGACCGCTTACCAATCGCAAACAAATTTAAATCTGCAAAAAAGTGAATTTTCACATTGAGAAAAAGCATAAAAAAAGCTAAAATTGGAATAGATAAAAAACGATGATAATCGGTTTTGGAGGAAAAAATGGCGAAATATGCAGATCCGCATTTGAAGGTCTTTTCATTAAGTGGAAATCAGCCCCTTGCCCAAAAAGTGGCAGCGGCGATTGGAGTAGAACTATCAAAAATCAATATATCTCGTTTTTCGGATGGTGAAATTCAGATTAATATTGAAGAGTCTGTTCGAGGTGATAACGTTTATATAATTCAATCGACATCCGCACCGGTCAATGATAATTTGATGGAACTGCTGATTATGATTGATGCCTTGCGACGAGCAAGTGCAAAAACAATCAATGTCGTGATGCCTTATTATGGCTACGCTAGGCAAGATCGTAAGGCGCGTTCGCGCGAGCCTATTACCGCTAAATTAGTCGCTAATATGCTAGAAACGGTGGGTGCAACTCGGGTCCTTGCTTTGGACCTACACGCGGCACAAATTCAAGGATTCTTTGATATTCCTGTAGATCATATGGCTGGAGCGGCTAAGTTAGCAGACTATTTGATCACAAGTGGCATTGCAAATGATAACACCATTGTGGTTTCCCCTGATCATGGTGGGGTAACACGAGCGCGTGCCTTGGCTGAGTTATTAGGTTCAAGTGAACCGATCGCGATCATTGATAAACGTCGCCCGAAAGCTAATGTGGCTCAAATTATGAATATCATCGGGGATGTTAAAGGCAAGCGAGCCATTATGATTGATGACATTATTGATACGGGTGGAACTATCGCTAAGGGGGCACAAAAGCTGAGAGATGAGGGTGCTGCTGAGGTCTACGTTGTGGCGACGCATGCGGTCTTTTCTGCCGCGGCAGTCGACAATCTTCAAAATTCGGTTTTTGAAAAAGTCATTGTGACTGACTCAATTGATTTACCTGAATCTAAGAAATTTCCAAAGCTTGTTCAAGTTACGATTGCTGATATGATGGCAGAAGCAATTGTTCGCATCAATGAAAACCGCGCAGTTTCGCCAATGTTTAGAAAACGTTTTAATGTGAATGAAATCAGCAAATAAATTTAATTAAACAACCATCAGCTGAATTAATGTTGGGGTTGTTTTTTAATTGTTGCGCCTTTTTAATCATATTAAAGCGTCCGGTTAACTAGTGATTATCTTGATAATTAAGGCTTGTTTTTGGAATGTAAAAATGCTAAACTAATCCAATGTGAGTAGC
Proteins encoded:
- the addA gene encoding helicase-exonuclease AddAB subunit AddA — translated: MQLTKQQQAAIETRGQNILVSASAGSGKTRVLVERVLTRLLAGDNIDEFLIVTFTEAAAAEMKERLEREIRARLQQVNGPQRGHLMKQLRLIQIANISTVDAFALRLIEQYHYAIDLDPQFRLTDNAEKKLAMQQVLAHVLEQNYNQADNQAFLDLATQFMNKNGNDTPLQDAIFKLFDFAMARPDTDEWLAHLADMYEFNGDLVGSKLYVEAVLPELRETLGGLHQQYEQLIARIPDMEIDAAQNRRQDLITEDEYLQQMLAKLIEQVDWQTLRTIMFQFKTTPWNAKGRGMRGLEPELKQLWGQIGDDRKDLHKAVEKLAQKFFTLDGAGLNLAIGGAQATLKTLVAVTNQFRQTYLAEKIQRKAFDFNDLEHFALDIVQQPKIAEKLKERYAEIMVDEYQDTSNLQEAIVQALAQTNNVFQVGDIKQSIYKFRQADPQLFANKMESYGSSATSDQLITLAENFRSQPNVTNFINYLFQQLMSRDLGDVNYVDKAKLVAGAQYYPDDLPKNAEFMIYFDEHQDDEDTKVTDENLSLADGHFNLNAATGQIQMMGQKIQTLMADKYEIFDREAQVKRPLQYSDITILVASRTQNPQVIEMFKTMNLPLVVKDAGNYFQTMEVSIMMALLKVIDNPHQDIPLAAILRSPIYQLAENSLALIRAQSLTGDFYTAVKLFHQCSASKLADYDQKLVHTTQQVIDQFLKDLEYFKTLAVQNKLVDLIWAIYQTTDWLDFVGGLPGGVQRQANLHALYERAAAYQQTNFTGLYQFNYYIEQLQKNAADDIGEADANEASDAIQLMTIHGSKGLEFPVVFMLNTTKKFNTQDQMGQLIIDSHAGVGLQYIDRPYALKLTPPQYENVHTALLKSGFAEQLRVLYVALTRAEQQLFLIGSYKTPDTLVKQWQRSQVTEANHAMISPAVRLQGHSFMDLMGMAISRHPDFQTVANDLLENYGVEFDQVSTFNPDISFEFKVTFQQHDDLVSSSLNMSNPDLPLVESANNGTMATSAVVEAQLNQLHEAFDYQYDHLAATRTTAYQSVSEIKRIFEDPDLRDGRIVGDQRLSTGLESGLRLVSDELSEPAFMSEMQTKPTGAARGTAAHLVLQKVDLTDGSPTVEQLQALIHQLVQEELIEASLEFLLPVQAMSEFFKHTQLGKQLVVKATDVKREVPFSMLIDAKHLYRDFNDEEYVLVHGIMDGFIPVNDEIWLFDYKTDYLAPGVDGQALLEQRYSGQINLYAQALTAMGYGNIRKFIVALNTYQVFEL
- the zwf gene encoding glucose-6-phosphate dehydrogenase, whose protein sequence is MPQEITTLLTFFGGTGDLAKRKLYPSVYNLYKKGFLKEHFAIVGTSRADLTSAEFHDMVRESINHVVEDEDDAKRFISHFRYLKLDVNNKDGYQELLQLNNDLDTQYELKGNRIFYMSVAPRFFGTIAGFLKSEKLVTDNGEFNRLMIEKPFGVSYETALELNNQLTEVFDEDQIFRIDHYLGKEMVQNISSIRFGNPLFDATWNKDYIENIQITLSEVLGVEERAGYYDDAGALRDMIQNHTMQIVAWLAMEKPASFTDKDIRAAKNVAFNSLHIYNGDEVKANFVRGQYGENIDGSQVKYLDEDGVPADSQNDTFVAGRLQFRSARWDGVPFYIRTGKRLKSKQTRVDVVFKKGLSIFGDDIELDNPVLSILIDPKGSIEFRINAKDTTSEFKTRTDIMKWEVSYLDMERTPEPYERMIQDAMNGDGSNFADWNGVSISWQFVDAIQRAWDKEVAQFPNYISGTMGPKASDELLAEDGNHWIYR
- the glpK gene encoding glycerol kinase GlpK yields the protein MAIKRPEYILAIDQGTTGSRAVLFNQNARRVASTAIPLTPINPQVGWEEQSPEAIWRTTKNAITDTMIEAGIQAQSIQAIGIASQRESTIVWNRQTGQPIYNAIIWSSTQSQTIADQVKADGYEELIREKTGLPLSAYFSATKIRWILDHVKGAQAAAEKGDLLFGTVDSWLVWQLSDRQSHITDISNASRTMLFNIRTRTWDEELLKIFNIPKNMLPEVTKSNGQIATTGPLRFFGAEVPIAAVIGDQNAGLIGQLGFQAGTVKTTYGSGAFLLLNTGDQLINSNHDLISTIAYQINDKPVYALEGSVFTAGSAIRWLNDGLNLIDEVPDSWEAAEKSTSDDELYVVPAFAGLGAPYWDPQARGSVFGITRGTNKNDFIKATVQSIAYQIADILRTMREDSGAQLAAIKVDGSVSRNPYLMQFQADITGLTIDRSMYEDTTPLGAAFLAGLAIGYWESPEALAGLSSRGREFTPQMSVQRRKELKKGWKTAIQATSYFSSQNSDENG
- the glmU gene encoding bifunctional UDP-N-acetylglucosamine diphosphorylase/glucosamine-1-phosphate N-acetyltransferase GlmU, which codes for MERYSIIMAAGKGTRMKSKLPKVLHQVGGKTMVDLVLDTILATGVKKVVTVVGHEAELVQAQVADRSEVVVQALQLGTGHAVQMAAPILAKQKGATLIASGDAPLFTQATYEQAFAYHEQSGNAVTVLTAKAQDPFGYGRIIRDHDGAVLRIVEQKDANNTEAKVDEINTGVYVFDNQLLFTALEQVNNDNAQGEYYLPDTLEILRNQAHIVGAYQIEDFNESMGVNDRIALAQANQVLRQRINVQHMRNGVTLIDPQNTYIDVDVQIEADTVIESNVILKGKTVIESDVILTAGTRIIDSQIKAGSIIENSTIEASVVGPQATIGPYAHLRPASEVGLRAHVGNFVELKKAQLGTDTKAGHLTYIGDATIGSEVNIGAGTVFVNYDGQNKHHTKIGDRAFIGSNTKIVAPVEMGAETISAAGSTITHDIPDHAMGIARARQENKLDFWDRLPIANKFKSAKK
- a CDS encoding ribose-phosphate diphosphokinase, whose product is MAKYADPHLKVFSLSGNQPLAQKVAAAIGVELSKINISRFSDGEIQINIEESVRGDNVYIIQSTSAPVNDNLMELLIMIDALRRASAKTINVVMPYYGYARQDRKARSREPITAKLVANMLETVGATRVLALDLHAAQIQGFFDIPVDHMAGAAKLADYLITSGIANDNTIVVSPDHGGVTRARALAELLGSSEPIAIIDKRRPKANVAQIMNIIGDVKGKRAIMIDDIIDTGGTIAKGAQKLRDEGAAEVYVVATHAVFSAAAVDNLQNSVFEKVIVTDSIDLPESKKFPKLVQVTIADMMAEAIVRINENRAVSPMFRKRFNVNEISK